A section of the Serratia liquefaciens ATCC 27592 genome encodes:
- the infB gene encoding translation initiation factor IF-2 has product MTTDVTVKSLAAEIQTPVDRLVQQFADAGINKSETDSVTQHEKEALLAHLNREHGSAPGKLTLQRKTRSTLNIPSTGGKSKSVQIEVRKKRTYVNRDTPEAQQAEAAEQAQREAEEQAQREAEELAKREAEAKRAAEEQAKREAAEIAKRNSAEKEKVTNQHTDEMTKPAQAEKARREAEAAELKRKAEEEVRRKVEEDAKRVAEEARRMAEENGEKWAEAEAASAAVETADYHVTTSQHARAAEDENDAKVEGERRSRTRGGKATKQKKGNKLSESKADREEARAVTRGGKGKRKPSTLQQGFNKPAQVVNRDVIIGETITVAELANKMAVKGSQVIKAMMKLGAMATINQVIDQETAQLVAEEMGHKVILRRENELEEALMSDRDTGAAAEPRAPVVTIMGHVDHGKTSLLDYIRSTKVAAGEAGGITQHIGAYHVETDNGMITFLDTPGHAAFTSMRARGAQATDIVVLVVAADDGVMPQTIEAIQHAKAAQVPLVVAVNKIDKPEADPDRVKQELSQYGVMPEEWGGEAQFVHVSAKAGTGIDELLNAILLQSEVLELKAVRSGMASGVVIESFLDKGRGPVATVLVQEGTLNKGDIVLCGFEYGRVRAMRDELGREVTSAGPSIPVEILGLSSVPAAGDEATVVRDEKKAREVALYRQGKFREVKLARQQKSKLENMFANMTDGEVSELNIVLKSDVQGSCEAIMDSLLKLSTDEVKVKIVGSGVGGITETDATLAAASNAIILGFNVRADASARRVIEAESLDLRYYSVIYNLIDEVKQAMSGMLAPEYKQQIIGLAEVRDVFKSPKFGAIAGCMVTEGNIKRHNPIRVLRDNVVIYEGELESLRRFKDDVNEVRNGMECGIGVKNYNDVRVGDMIEVFEIIEIQRTIA; this is encoded by the coding sequence ATGACGACAGATGTAACCGTAAAATCGCTGGCAGCAGAGATTCAGACTCCAGTTGATCGCCTGGTACAGCAGTTTGCTGATGCAGGGATTAACAAGTCTGAGACAGACTCTGTAACCCAACATGAGAAAGAAGCCTTACTGGCGCACCTGAACCGTGAACACGGTAGCGCGCCTGGTAAGCTCACGTTGCAGCGCAAAACGCGCAGCACCTTGAATATTCCGAGCACCGGCGGTAAAAGTAAATCGGTGCAAATTGAGGTCCGCAAGAAACGCACTTATGTAAATCGCGATACGCCAGAAGCCCAACAGGCTGAAGCGGCAGAGCAGGCACAGCGTGAAGCGGAAGAGCAGGCACAGCGCGAAGCGGAAGAGCTAGCGAAACGCGAAGCAGAAGCGAAGCGCGCAGCCGAAGAGCAAGCCAAACGTGAGGCCGCGGAGATTGCTAAGCGTAATTCAGCGGAAAAAGAAAAAGTGACGAATCAACATACCGACGAAATGACCAAGCCAGCTCAGGCAGAAAAAGCACGCCGTGAAGCCGAAGCCGCTGAACTGAAACGTAAAGCGGAAGAGGAAGTACGCCGTAAGGTCGAAGAAGACGCCAAACGCGTAGCGGAAGAAGCTCGCCGCATGGCAGAAGAGAACGGTGAGAAGTGGGCCGAAGCTGAAGCAGCAAGCGCTGCGGTTGAAACAGCCGATTACCACGTGACTACCTCTCAGCACGCCCGTGCCGCTGAAGACGAAAACGACGCTAAAGTTGAAGGCGAACGCCGCAGCCGCACCCGTGGCGGTAAAGCGACCAAGCAGAAGAAAGGCAACAAGCTTTCCGAGTCTAAAGCAGACCGTGAAGAAGCGCGCGCCGTTACCCGTGGCGGTAAAGGCAAGCGTAAGCCAAGCACTCTGCAGCAGGGCTTCAACAAGCCGGCTCAGGTGGTTAACCGCGACGTTATTATCGGCGAAACCATCACCGTAGCCGAACTGGCTAACAAAATGGCGGTTAAAGGCTCTCAGGTCATCAAAGCGATGATGAAGCTGGGCGCAATGGCCACCATCAACCAGGTCATCGATCAGGAAACCGCGCAGCTGGTTGCCGAAGAGATGGGCCACAAAGTTATCCTGCGTCGTGAGAACGAGCTGGAAGAAGCGCTGATGAGCGATCGTGATACCGGTGCAGCGGCTGAGCCACGTGCGCCAGTTGTGACCATCATGGGCCACGTCGACCACGGTAAAACTTCTTTGCTGGACTACATCCGCTCCACCAAGGTGGCAGCAGGCGAGGCCGGCGGTATTACCCAGCATATCGGTGCTTACCACGTAGAAACCGACAACGGCATGATCACCTTCCTGGATACCCCAGGCCACGCAGCCTTTACTTCAATGCGTGCCCGTGGTGCTCAGGCGACTGACATCGTTGTTCTGGTTGTTGCTGCCGACGACGGCGTGATGCCGCAAACCATCGAAGCTATCCAGCATGCGAAAGCAGCGCAGGTACCGTTGGTGGTTGCAGTGAACAAAATTGACAAGCCGGAAGCCGATCCGGATCGCGTTAAGCAAGAACTGTCCCAGTACGGCGTTATGCCGGAAGAGTGGGGCGGCGAAGCTCAGTTCGTTCACGTATCTGCGAAAGCCGGTACCGGTATCGACGAACTGCTGAACGCTATCCTGCTGCAGTCCGAAGTTCTCGAACTGAAAGCGGTACGCAGCGGCATGGCCAGCGGCGTAGTTATCGAATCCTTCCTGGATAAAGGTCGTGGTCCGGTTGCTACCGTGTTGGTACAGGAAGGTACGCTGAACAAAGGCGATATCGTTCTGTGTGGCTTCGAATACGGCCGCGTGCGTGCGATGCGTGACGAGCTGGGTCGCGAAGTGACCTCTGCGGGTCCTTCTATTCCGGTTGAGATCCTGGGCCTGTCCAGCGTTCCTGCCGCCGGTGATGAAGCGACCGTTGTGCGTGACGAGAAGAAAGCGCGTGAAGTTGCGCTGTACCGTCAAGGCAAGTTCCGCGAAGTTAAACTGGCGCGTCAGCAGAAATCCAAACTGGAAAACATGTTTGCGAACATGACCGACGGTGAAGTTTCTGAGCTGAACATCGTACTGAAATCCGACGTACAGGGTTCTTGTGAAGCCATCATGGATTCACTGTTGAAACTCTCTACCGACGAAGTGAAAGTGAAGATTGTTGGTTCTGGCGTAGGTGGTATCACTGAAACCGACGCAACGCTGGCAGCCGCTTCCAACGCCATCATCCTGGGCTTCAACGTCCGTGCCGACGCTTCCGCGCGCCGCGTGATTGAAGCAGAAAGCCTGGATCTGCGTTACTACTCCGTGATCTATAACTTGATCGACGAAGTGAAGCAGGCGATGAGCGGTATGTTGGCGCCTGAGTACAAGCAGCAGATCATCGGTCTGGCCGAAGTGCGTGACGTGTTCAAATCACCTAAATTCGGTGCTATTGCCGGTTGTATGGTTACCGAAGGTAACATCAAGCGTCACAACCCAATCCGCGTTCTGCGCGACAACGTGGTTATCTATGAAGGCGAGCTGGAATCCCTGCGCCGCTTCAAAGATGACGTTAACGAAGTCCGTAACGGCATGGAATGTGGTATCGGCGTTAAGAACTACAACGACGTGCGCGTCGGCGACATGATCGAAGTCTTCGAAATCATCGAGATCCAACGTACCATCGCTTAA
- the ftsH gene encoding ATP-dependent zinc metalloprotease FtsH → MAKNLILWLVIAVVLMSVFQSFGPSESNGRRVDYSTFMSELTQDQVREARINGREINVTKKDSNKYTTYIPVNDPKLLDTLLTKNVKVVGEPPEEPSLLASIFISWFPMLLLIGVWIFFMRQMQGGGGKGAMSFGKSKARMLTEDQIKTTFADVAGCDEAKDEVSELVEYLREPSRFQKLGGKIPKGVLMVGPPGTGKTLLAKAIAGEAKVPFFTISGSDFVEMFVGVGASRVRDMFEQAKKAAPCIIFIDEIDAVGRQRGAGLGGGHDEREQTLNQMLVEMDGFEGNEGIIVIAATNRPDVLDPALLRPGRFDRQVVVGLPDVRGREQILKVHSRRVPLAPDVDASVLARGTPGFSGADLANLVNEAALFAARGNKRVVSMVEFEKAKDKIMMGAERRSMVMTEAQKESTAYHEAGHAIIGRLVPEHDPVHKVTIIPRGRALGVTFFLPEGDAISASRQKLESQISTLYGGRLAEEIIYGPEKVSTGASNDIKVATSIARNMVTQWGFSEKLGPLLYAEEEGEVFLGRSVAKAKHMSDETARIIDQEVKSLIERNYVRARSLLMENMDILHSMKDALMKYETIDAPQIDDLMNRKDVRPPAGWDDVGKGSNSDNGGTPKAPTPVDEPRTPNPGNTMSEQLDK, encoded by the coding sequence ATGGCGAAAAACCTAATTCTCTGGTTAGTCATCGCGGTAGTGTTGATGTCTGTATTCCAGAGCTTTGGGCCCAGCGAGTCGAATGGCCGTAGGGTGGATTACTCTACCTTCATGTCCGAACTGACCCAAGATCAGGTTCGCGAAGCGCGAATCAATGGACGTGAAATTAACGTTACCAAGAAAGACAGTAACAAATACACGACCTACATCCCTGTCAACGATCCTAAGTTGCTGGATACGTTGTTGACCAAGAATGTGAAAGTGGTTGGTGAACCGCCTGAAGAGCCGAGTTTGCTGGCTTCTATCTTTATTTCATGGTTCCCGATGCTGTTGCTGATCGGGGTCTGGATCTTCTTCATGCGTCAAATGCAGGGCGGCGGCGGCAAGGGCGCGATGTCCTTCGGCAAGAGCAAGGCCCGCATGCTGACGGAAGACCAGATCAAAACCACTTTTGCTGACGTTGCTGGCTGTGACGAAGCGAAAGACGAAGTAAGCGAATTGGTGGAATACCTGCGCGAGCCGAGCCGTTTCCAGAAGCTGGGCGGCAAGATCCCGAAAGGCGTGCTGATGGTTGGCCCGCCGGGGACAGGTAAAACCCTGCTGGCGAAAGCTATCGCCGGTGAGGCGAAAGTGCCGTTCTTCACCATTTCCGGTTCTGACTTCGTGGAAATGTTTGTGGGTGTCGGTGCTTCCCGTGTGCGTGACATGTTCGAGCAGGCGAAGAAAGCGGCACCGTGCATCATCTTTATCGATGAAATCGATGCCGTCGGTCGCCAGCGTGGTGCCGGCCTGGGCGGCGGTCATGACGAACGTGAGCAGACGCTGAACCAGATGCTGGTTGAGATGGACGGCTTTGAAGGCAACGAAGGTATCATCGTTATCGCTGCGACCAACCGTCCAGACGTGCTTGACCCGGCGTTGCTGCGTCCAGGCCGTTTCGACCGCCAGGTTGTGGTGGGCTTGCCGGACGTGCGTGGTCGTGAGCAGATCCTGAAAGTGCATTCACGCCGCGTGCCACTGGCACCCGATGTTGATGCTTCTGTACTGGCTCGTGGTACGCCGGGCTTCTCCGGTGCTGACCTGGCCAACCTGGTTAACGAAGCTGCCCTGTTTGCCGCACGTGGCAACAAACGTGTTGTGTCGATGGTGGAGTTCGAAAAAGCCAAAGACAAGATCATGATGGGTGCAGAACGTCGCTCCATGGTGATGACCGAAGCGCAGAAAGAGTCGACCGCGTATCACGAAGCTGGCCACGCCATTATTGGTCGCCTGGTTCCTGAGCACGATCCGGTGCATAAGGTCACGATTATTCCTCGTGGCCGTGCGTTGGGTGTGACCTTCTTCCTGCCGGAAGGGGATGCGATCAGCGCCAGCCGTCAGAAGCTGGAAAGCCAAATCTCTACTCTGTACGGCGGTCGTCTGGCTGAAGAGATCATTTACGGACCGGAAAAAGTCTCTACCGGTGCCTCGAACGACATTAAAGTGGCGACCTCGATTGCACGCAACATGGTGACCCAATGGGGCTTCTCCGAGAAGCTGGGGCCATTGCTGTATGCGGAAGAAGAGGGCGAAGTGTTCCTGGGCCGTTCAGTGGCCAAGGCGAAGCACATGTCGGACGAAACCGCGCGCATTATCGACCAGGAAGTTAAATCCCTGATTGAACGTAACTATGTGCGAGCGCGTTCGCTGTTGATGGAAAACATGGACATCCTGCATTCAATGAAGGACGCCCTGATGAAGTACGAAACCATCGACGCGCCGCAGATTGACGATCTGATGAACCGCAAAGACGTGCGTCCGCCAGCGGGTTGGGACGATGTGGGCAAGGGCAGCAATTCCGACAACGGTGGCACACCAAAAGCCCCGACGCCGGTTGATGAACCGCGCACACCAAACCCAGGCAATACCATGTCTGAACAGCTAGACAAGTAA
- the rlmE gene encoding 23S rRNA (uridine(2552)-2'-O)-methyltransferase RlmE yields MANKKRSASSSRWLQEHFSDKYVQQAQKKGLRSRAWFKLDEIQQSDKLFKPGMTVVDLGAAPGGWSQYVVTQIGGSGRIIACDILPMDPIVGVDFLQGDFRDELVLKALLERVGESKVQVVMSDMAPNMSGTPAVDIPRSMYLVELALGMCRDVLAPGGSFLVKVFQGDGFDEYLREIRSLFTKVKIRKPDASRARSREVYIVATGRKL; encoded by the coding sequence ATGGCTAATAAAAAGCGTTCTGCTAGCTCCAGTCGCTGGTTACAAGAACACTTTAGCGATAAATATGTGCAACAGGCGCAGAAAAAAGGGCTACGTTCGCGCGCCTGGTTTAAACTTGATGAAATACAGCAGAGTGACAAACTGTTTAAACCTGGCATGACCGTAGTAGATTTAGGTGCGGCGCCGGGTGGTTGGTCGCAGTATGTCGTGACCCAGATTGGCGGTTCCGGCCGCATCATCGCCTGTGATATTTTGCCAATGGATCCTATCGTTGGCGTCGATTTCCTTCAGGGCGATTTTCGTGATGAACTGGTGCTCAAGGCTCTGTTGGAACGTGTAGGTGAAAGTAAGGTTCAGGTGGTCATGTCTGACATGGCCCCGAATATGAGTGGCACTCCGGCCGTCGATATTCCAAGATCGATGTATCTGGTGGAATTAGCACTGGGAATGTGTCGTGATGTCCTCGCACCAGGCGGAAGTTTCCTGGTGAAGGTGTTCCAGGGAGATGGCTTTGACGAGTACCTACGGGAAATTCGCTCCCTGTTTACGAAGGTTAAGATTCGTAAGCCAGACGCTTCCCGCGCACGTTCGCGCGAAGTGTACATTGTAGCGACAGGGCGCAAGCTGTAG
- the secG gene encoding preprotein translocase subunit SecG, protein MYEALLVIFLLISIGLVALIMLQQGKGADMGASFGAGASGTLFGSSGSGNFMTRMTAVLATLFFVISLILGNLSTNQSKKGSEWENLGQPVKSEQTTAPAAPTKPSSDIPQ, encoded by the coding sequence ATGTACGAAGCTCTTCTGGTAATTTTCCTGCTGATCTCAATCGGGCTGGTTGCTCTGATTATGCTGCAGCAAGGTAAAGGCGCTGATATGGGAGCCTCATTCGGAGCAGGTGCTTCTGGCACATTGTTCGGTTCGAGCGGTTCCGGTAACTTCATGACCCGCATGACGGCTGTGCTGGCGACGCTGTTCTTCGTCATCAGTCTGATCCTGGGCAACCTGAGCACCAACCAGAGCAAGAAAGGCAGCGAGTGGGAAAATCTGGGTCAGCCAGTGAAATCTGAGCAGACTACCGCGCCGGCAGCACCAACCAAGCCGAGCAGCGATATCCCGCAGTAA
- the rimP gene encoding ribosome maturation factor RimP → MSTLEQKLTEMLSAPVEALGFELVGIEFIRARQSTLRIYIDSENGINVDDCADVSHQVSAVLDVEEPITVAYNLEVSSPGLDRPMFTAEHYTRFLGDEVSLVLRMAVQNRRKWQGIIKSVDGEMITVTVEGKDEVFALSNIQKANLVPHF, encoded by the coding sequence TTGTCCACATTAGAGCAAAAATTAACAGAGATGCTTTCGGCACCGGTAGAAGCGTTGGGCTTTGAACTTGTAGGCATCGAATTTATTCGTGCGCGCCAATCGACGCTCCGTATCTATATTGACAGTGAAAACGGCATCAATGTTGACGATTGCGCTGATGTCAGCCACCAGGTCAGCGCGGTATTGGACGTCGAAGAGCCAATCACAGTCGCTTACAACTTGGAAGTCTCCTCTCCTGGCCTTGATCGCCCGATGTTCACCGCCGAACACTATACTCGTTTCCTCGGTGATGAAGTCAGCTTGGTCCTGCGCATGGCCGTACAGAACCGTCGCAAATGGCAGGGCATTATCAAGTCTGTCGATGGCGAGATGATCACGGTTACTGTGGAAGGGAAAGATGAAGTGTTCGCGCTGAGCAATATCCAGAAAGCGAACCTGGTACCCCACTTTTAA
- the glmM gene encoding phosphoglucosamine mutase, translating to MSERKYFGTDGIRGKVGESPITPDFVLKLGWAAGKVLARHGSRKIIIGKDTRISGYMLESALEAGLAAAGLSASFTGPMPTPAVAYLTRTFRAEAGIVISASHNPFYDNGIKFFSIDGAKLPDHVEEAIEAEMEKPLTCVESSELGKASRIIDAAGRYIEFCKGTFPSELSLKGLKIVVDCANGATYHIAPSVLRELGATVIAIGVEPDGMNINEKCGATDVRQLQERVLQEKAHVGLAFDGDGDRVMMVDHLGHKVDGDQILYIIAREGLRQGQLRGGAVGTLMSNMGLELALKQLGIPFARAKVGDRYVLEKLQELGWRIGAENSGHVILLDKTTTGDGIVAGLQVLTAMVRNNMSLHDLCSGMKLLPQILVNVRFVGEHNPLESEEVRKITEQVEAELAGRGRVLLRKSGTEPLIRVMVEGEDEQQVTALAHRIADAVKSAG from the coding sequence ATGAGCGAGCGCAAATATTTTGGTACCGACGGCATTCGTGGCAAGGTCGGTGAGAGTCCTATTACCCCTGATTTCGTTCTGAAACTGGGCTGGGCGGCGGGCAAGGTGCTGGCACGCCACGGTTCTCGTAAAATTATTATCGGCAAAGACACTCGTATCTCAGGTTACATGCTTGAGTCGGCATTGGAAGCCGGTCTTGCCGCGGCGGGGCTGTCTGCTTCCTTCACGGGGCCTATGCCGACGCCAGCGGTAGCCTATCTGACGCGTACCTTCCGTGCGGAAGCCGGTATTGTGATCTCCGCTTCTCATAACCCGTTTTACGACAACGGCATTAAATTCTTCTCCATTGATGGCGCGAAGCTGCCGGATCATGTGGAAGAAGCCATTGAAGCTGAAATGGAAAAACCGCTGACCTGCGTAGAATCTTCCGAACTGGGTAAAGCGAGCCGGATCATTGATGCTGCCGGCCGTTACATCGAATTCTGTAAAGGCACCTTCCCGAGCGAACTGAGCCTGAAAGGCCTGAAAATTGTGGTGGACTGCGCCAACGGCGCGACCTATCACATTGCGCCGAGCGTGCTGCGTGAACTGGGTGCCACGGTGATTGCCATCGGCGTTGAACCGGATGGCATGAACATCAATGAAAAATGCGGTGCAACAGACGTTCGCCAACTGCAAGAGCGCGTGCTGCAGGAGAAAGCGCACGTCGGTCTGGCATTTGACGGCGACGGTGACCGGGTGATGATGGTTGATCACCTTGGCCACAAGGTCGACGGCGACCAGATCCTTTATATCATCGCCCGCGAAGGGTTGCGTCAGGGCCAACTGCGCGGTGGCGCGGTAGGCACGCTGATGAGCAATATGGGGCTCGAACTGGCACTTAAGCAGTTGGGCATTCCCTTTGCTCGAGCCAAAGTCGGCGATCGCTATGTACTGGAGAAGCTGCAGGAACTGGGATGGCGCATTGGTGCGGAGAACTCCGGCCATGTAATCCTGCTGGATAAAACTACCACCGGTGACGGCATCGTTGCCGGTCTGCAGGTACTGACGGCGATGGTCCGCAACAACATGAGCCTGCACGACCTGTGCAGCGGCATGAAATTACTGCCGCAGATCCTGGTCAACGTGCGTTTTGTCGGCGAGCACAACCCGCTGGAATCAGAAGAGGTGCGTAAAATCACCGAGCAGGTCGAGGCTGAACTGGCCGGCCGCGGCCGCGTGCTGCTACGTAAATCCGGTACCGAGCCGCTGATCCGCGTGATGGTGGAAGGCGAGGACGAGCAGCAAGTGACGGCATTGGCACATCGCATTGCCGACGCGGTGAAATCTGCGGGCTAA
- the folP gene encoding dihydropteroate synthase: MQLTVRDMTLDLSHPRVMGILNVTPDSFSDGGQHNQLNQALLHAHALISAGATMIDVGGESTRPGAAEVSEDEEIARVVPVVEAIARRFEVFISVDTSKAGVIRESAQAGAHLINDVRSLQEPGALAAAAESGLPVCLMHMQGEPRTMQQAPHYDDLIGDVNAFFQHHIERCNAAGITNQKLLLDPGFGFGKNLAHNYQLLARLSEFHHFGLPLLVGMSRKSMIGQLLNVPPDQRVIGSVACAVIAAMQGAQIVRVHDVKETVEAMRVVEATISAKG, encoded by the coding sequence ATGCAGTTAACCGTGCGAGACATGACTCTCGATCTTTCCCATCCGCGGGTGATGGGGATCCTCAACGTGACCCCGGATTCTTTTTCTGACGGCGGCCAGCACAACCAGCTTAATCAGGCTTTGCTGCACGCGCATGCGCTGATTTCGGCCGGTGCGACCATGATTGATGTGGGCGGCGAGTCGACCAGACCGGGAGCGGCTGAGGTCAGCGAAGACGAAGAGATCGCGCGCGTAGTCCCCGTCGTTGAAGCCATTGCCCGGCGTTTTGAAGTTTTTATCTCGGTAGATACTTCGAAAGCAGGGGTGATCCGCGAGTCGGCTCAGGCCGGTGCGCACCTGATCAACGACGTTCGTTCATTGCAGGAGCCGGGCGCATTGGCCGCTGCGGCGGAAAGCGGGTTGCCAGTGTGCCTGATGCACATGCAGGGTGAGCCACGAACCATGCAGCAGGCACCGCACTACGACGATCTGATTGGCGATGTGAACGCCTTTTTTCAGCATCATATAGAACGCTGTAATGCCGCCGGCATTACAAATCAGAAATTGCTGCTCGACCCCGGGTTCGGTTTCGGTAAGAATTTAGCGCACAATTATCAGCTTCTGGCCAGATTGTCTGAGTTTCATCACTTCGGCCTGCCGCTTTTGGTGGGAATGTCGCGTAAGTCGATGATTGGGCAACTGCTGAATGTCCCACCTGATCAGCGGGTTATCGGCAGCGTAGCCTGTGCGGTTATCGCCGCTATGCAGGGAGCGCAGATTGTCAGAGTGCATGACGTTAAAGAAACCGTCGAGGCGATGCGTGTCGTCGAGGCAACCATTTCAGCTAAGGGATGA
- the nusA gene encoding transcription termination factor NusA produces the protein MNKEILAVVEAVSNEKSLPREKIFEALETALATATKKKYEQEIEVRVSIDRKTGDFDTFRRWVAVDEVTQPTREITLEAAQYEEPGIELGGYIEDQIESVTFDRITTQTAKQVIVQKVREAERAMVVDAFRQHEGEIVTGVVKKVNRDSIALDLGSNAEAVIGREDMLPRENFRPGDRIRGILYAVRPEARGAQLFVSRSSAEMLKELFRIEVPEIGEEVIEIKAAARDPGSRAKIAVKTNDKRIDPVGACVGMRGARVQAVSSELGGERIDIILWDDNPAQFVINAMAPADVASIVVDEDNCTMDIAVEASNLAQAIGRNGQNVRLASQLLKQHRDDDRWELNVMTADDLQAKHQAEAHAAIDTFTKYLDIDEDFATVLVEEGFSTLEELAYVPIKELLEIDGLDEDMVEALRDRAKAALTTLALAQEESLGDQKPADDLLNLPGLERSMAFKLAARGVCTLEDLAEQGVDDLADIEGLSDEQAGELIMAARNICWFGDNA, from the coding sequence ATGAATAAAGAGATTCTGGCTGTTGTTGAAGCTGTTTCCAATGAAAAATCCCTTCCGCGTGAGAAGATTTTCGAAGCGCTGGAAACCGCATTAGCCACCGCCACCAAGAAAAAATACGAGCAGGAAATCGAAGTTCGCGTCAGCATTGACCGCAAAACTGGCGATTTCGATACCTTCCGCCGTTGGGTCGCCGTAGATGAAGTGACTCAGCCAACGCGTGAAATCACGCTGGAAGCTGCGCAGTATGAAGAGCCAGGCATCGAGCTGGGCGGTTACATCGAAGATCAGATTGAATCTGTTACCTTCGACCGTATCACCACTCAAACCGCGAAACAGGTTATCGTACAGAAAGTACGTGAAGCCGAGCGCGCTATGGTCGTTGATGCTTTCCGTCAGCACGAAGGTGAAATCGTCACCGGCGTGGTGAAGAAAGTTAACCGTGACAGCATTGCGCTGGATCTGGGCAGCAACGCCGAAGCGGTCATTGGCCGTGAAGACATGCTGCCGCGCGAAAACTTCCGTCCAGGCGACCGCATCCGCGGCATCCTGTACGCCGTTCGTCCCGAAGCCCGTGGTGCCCAGCTGTTCGTCAGCCGCTCCAGCGCCGAGATGCTGAAAGAACTGTTCCGCATCGAAGTACCGGAAATCGGCGAAGAAGTGATTGAAATTAAAGCGGCAGCCCGCGATCCAGGCTCCCGTGCGAAAATTGCAGTGAAAACCAACGACAAACGCATCGACCCGGTCGGCGCTTGCGTAGGTATGCGCGGTGCGCGCGTTCAGGCCGTTTCGAGCGAGCTCGGCGGTGAACGTATCGACATCATCCTGTGGGATGATAACCCTGCGCAGTTCGTCATCAACGCCATGGCGCCGGCAGACGTTGCCTCGATCGTGGTTGATGAAGATAATTGCACTATGGATATCGCCGTTGAAGCCAGCAATCTGGCACAGGCGATCGGCCGTAATGGCCAAAACGTGCGTTTGGCATCCCAGCTGTTAAAACAACACCGTGACGACGACCGTTGGGAACTGAACGTGATGACGGCGGACGATCTGCAGGCCAAGCACCAGGCCGAAGCTCATGCCGCCATTGATACCTTCACCAAGTATCTTGATATCGACGAAGATTTCGCCACCGTACTGGTTGAAGAAGGCTTCTCTACGCTGGAAGAATTGGCTTACGTGCCAATCAAAGAGCTGCTGGAAATCGACGGTCTGGATGAAGATATGGTTGAAGCGTTGCGCGATCGCGCCAAAGCTGCATTGACCACGCTGGCCCTGGCCCAAGAAGAAAGCCTGGGCGACCAAAAACCTGCTGACGATTTGCTCAACCTTCCGGGTCTTGAGCGCAGCATGGCCTTTAAACTGGCCGCGCGTGGGGTTTGTACGCTGGAAGATCTTGCCGAGCAGGGTGTTGACGATCTGGCTGATATTGAAGGGCTTAGCGATGAGCAAGCCGGCGAGCTGATTATGGCCGCACGTAATATCTGTTGGTTTGGCGACAACGCGTAA